ATCGAGACGGTGCTCGCGCCGGTCGACGGGAGCGACGAGTCGCTGGCCGCCGCCGAGTACGGCCTCGCGGTCGCGGACGCCTACGACGCCTCCGTCCACGCGCTGTACGTCATCGGCGAGGAGTCGACGGCGGGGCTGAAGGCCGGCGAAATCGAGGAACAGGAGGTCGCCGCCGCCTCCACCGCCTTCATCGACGAGATTCGCGCCCGCGCCGGCGACGTGCCCGTCGAGCAGTCGACCACGCACGGCTTCTCGGCCGCGCGGCTCTCACAGCATCCGGGCAGCGTCATCCTCGACGCCGCCGAGGAAGTCGACGCCGACTTCCTCGTCGTCCCGCGAGAACCGCTCGCCGGCGACCCGACGGCCGTCATCGAGAAGGCGACCGAGTACGTCATCGCGTACGCCTCACAGCCCGTCTTATCGGTGTAGGCGAACGCTTTTTCACGCCACGCGCGTCCTCCGGGTATGGACGAGTCGACAGCCGCCAACATCGAGTACGTCGTCGGCGAGGGCATCGTCGAGGGAATCACGGCAAACTGGGAGTCGCTGCTCGCGACCGCCGCCGACGTCGCCGCCGAACTCGACCGCGAGACCATCGTCTGTGAGCCGACCGACGTGACCGTCGTTCCGGCGGCCGACCAGTTCGGGCTCACGGCCGTCGTCGACGACGAGACGTTCAGCCGCCTCGACGCGCTCGACGCCGACGCGTTCGAACCGACCCACGTCGCCCGCGCCGAGAGCGACGGTCTCGTGCTCTTACTCGTCGTCTTCGAGTCGGACGAACAGGCCGTCGTCCTCCCGCTGTACTACGAGCGCACCGCAGACGCCGAGGGTGTGTTGCGCGACCACGACGAGCTCCCGATTCGGGTCCGGAGTCTCACGGCGCTCGAACCGGTCTCCTTTCTGCTCGAGTCACCCGAGTACGTCTTCCCCGAGACGCCCCTCGACGACTAGTCGTCGCCGACCTCGTGGACGTGGCCGCACTCGGGACACGTCACCTCGTCGTGGCGCAGGCCGGCAGACCGGTCGCGCACCTCGCGCATCACCTCCGAGATTCTGTCCTCGGCGTCGAGTTCCTCGTCGACCGTCAGCTCAACTCCTTCCACTTCGAGCAGGAACTTCGCCACCTCCGTCACCTCGTACATCAGATCGTCCAGCTCCTCGGCGGTGAAGAAGTCACACATCGCGCCGTAGAGGAACGTTGCACCGGCCTTCTGCACCTTCTCCTCGAAGGAGGCCCGCGCCTGGTTCACGGCCTGCGGGGAGTAGGTGTCCGTCATGAATGGAACGAGCTCGGGCAGATTCTCGCCGATTTTCGTCATCTCGACGCCCGTCTCGGTGCGGAAGTCGGCACACAGCCGGGCGATGGCCCACTCGCGGGCGGTGATGTATGTGCGGTCGCGCAGGAACTCGTTCGCGCGGTCGTAGGTCGCGCCGTCGATCTTCGAAAAGCGGGCGTACTCCTGTACGTCCTCGGGCACGTCCGCGTCTTCCGGCTCCTCGCGCTCGGCTTCGACGCGTTCGACCGCCGGCGTCGGCTCCTCCTCGGGCGTCTCTGTCATGGCTGAAACTCCAG
This portion of the Halosegnis longus genome encodes:
- a CDS encoding DUF5806 family protein, coding for MTETPEEEPTPAVERVEAEREEPEDADVPEDVQEYARFSKIDGATYDRANEFLRDRTYITAREWAIARLCADFRTETGVEMTKIGENLPELVPFMTDTYSPQAVNQARASFEEKVQKAGATFLYGAMCDFFTAEELDDLMYEVTEVAKFLLEVEGVELTVDEELDAEDRISEVMREVRDRSAGLRHDEVTCPECGHVHEVGDD
- a CDS encoding DUF7529 family protein; translation: MDESTAANIEYVVGEGIVEGITANWESLLATAADVAAELDRETIVCEPTDVTVVPAADQFGLTAVVDDETFSRLDALDADAFEPTHVARAESDGLVLLLVVFESDEQAVVLPLYYERTADAEGVLRDHDELPIRVRSLTALEPVSFLLESPEYVFPETPLDD
- a CDS encoding universal stress protein — its product is MDIETVLAPVDGSDESLAAAEYGLAVADAYDASVHALYVIGEESTAGLKAGEIEEQEVAAASTAFIDEIRARAGDVPVEQSTTHGFSAARLSQHPGSVILDAAEEVDADFLVVPREPLAGDPTAVIEKATEYVIAYASQPVLSV